One genomic segment of Suricata suricatta isolate VVHF042 chromosome 16, meerkat_22Aug2017_6uvM2_HiC, whole genome shotgun sequence includes these proteins:
- the HSDL1 gene encoding inactive hydroxysteroid dehydrogenase-like protein 1, with amino-acid sequence MAAADSFYLLYREIARSCSCYMEALALVGAWYTARKSITVICDFYSLIRLHFIPRLVSRADLIKHYGSWAVVSGATDGIGRAYAEELASRGLNIVLVSRNQDKLQMVAKDIADTYSVETDIIVADFSNGREIYDPIREALKDKDIGILVNNVGVFYPYPQYFTQVSEDTLWDIINVNIAAASVMVHIVLPGMVERRKGAVVTISSGSCCKPTPQLAAFSASKAYLDHFSRALQYEYASKGIFVQSLIPFCVATNVTAPGSFLHKCSWLVPSPKVYAHHAVSTLGISKRTTGYWSHSIQFLFAQYMPEWLWVWGANVLNRSLRKEALSCSA; translated from the exons ATGGCTGCCGCTGACAGCTTCTACCTCTTGTATCGGGAGATCGCCAGGTCCTGCAGTTGCTACATGGAGGCGCTGGCCTTGGTTGGAGCCTGGTATACGGCCAGAAAAAGCATCACCGTCATCTGTGACTTCTACAGCCTGATCAGACTGCATTTCATCCCGCGCCTCGTGAGCAGAGCGGATCTGATCAAGCACTATGGAAGCTGGGCGGTCGTGAGCG GCGCCACGGACGGGATCGGAAGAGCCTACGCCGAGGAGTTGGCGAGCCGCGGCCTCAACATCGTCCTCGTTAGTCGCAACCAAGACAAGCTGCAGATGGTTGCTAAGGACATTGCTGACACCTACAGCGTGGAAACCGACATTATAGTGGCTGACTTCAGCAACGGCCGCGAGATCTACGACCCGATTCGAGAAGCCTTGAAGGACAAAGACATCGGCATCCTGGTGAATAACGTGGGCGTGTTTTATCCCTACCCCCAGTATTTTACTCAGGTCTCCGAGGACACGCTGTGGGACATCATCAACGTGAACATCGCCGCGGCCAGTGTGATGGTCCATATCGTGTTACCGGGGAtggtggagaggaggaagggcgcCGTGGTCACCATCTCTTCCGGCTCCTGCTGCAAACCCACTCCGCAGCTGGCTGCGTTTTCCGCTTCTAAG GCTTATTTAGACCACTTCAGCCGAGCACTGCAGTATGAGTATGCTTCCAAAGGGATCTTCGTACAGAGTCTCATCCCGTTCTGCGTGGCCACCAACGTGACCGCGCCGGGCAGCTTTCTGCACAAGTGCTCGTGGTTGGTGCCTTCGCCGAAAGTGTACGCGCATCATGCCGTTTCTACCCTCGGCATTTCGAAAAGGACCACAGGATACTGGTCCCATTCTATCCAG tttctttttgcaCAGTatatgcctgagtggctctgggTGTGGGGAGCGAATGTCCTCAACCGCTCTCTACGTAAGGAGGCCCTGTCCTGCAGCGCGTGA